The Iamia majanohamensis genome window below encodes:
- a CDS encoding alpha/beta hydrolase, whose amino-acid sequence MARSSRSAASRRRSRRAGRRLLLGAALGAANTANARQPLTRTGRGAVACFFPGWLTSEMPLHAIGWQVAATLAHARKGALRTPSGLVGLGLSLGSWAALARIWSQSTEAPAVFARALEDGLGDELDHGRDPMPATDPAVVRRRLVTGPMMAHAKVWRRERNVSYGEFGRRNQLDIWAREDLPADGRAPVLLQVHGGAWVIGNKDQQGIPLMAHMAERGWVCVAINYRLSPRSTWPDHIVDVKRALAWVKENIADHGGDPDFVAITGGSAGGHLSSLAALSANEPAFQPGFEEADTSVVAAVPFYGVFDWTNRDGTGLEGMDDFLGKRVLKTSIEESPEVWDQASPMSWVGPDAPPFMVVHGANDTLVPVEQARSFAAMLRDASKEPVVYAELPGAQHAFEIFDSNRTFAAVGAVHRFLAAIRAREGHDAGGGREVDADTQDVPAS is encoded by the coding sequence ATGGCCCGCTCCTCCCGCTCTGCCGCGTCGCGCCGCCGGTCCCGCCGGGCCGGGCGCCGCCTCCTGCTCGGCGCCGCCCTCGGCGCCGCCAACACGGCCAACGCCCGCCAGCCCCTCACCCGCACCGGGCGGGGCGCGGTGGCGTGCTTCTTCCCCGGGTGGCTCACCTCGGAGATGCCGTTGCACGCCATCGGCTGGCAGGTCGCCGCCACCCTGGCCCACGCCCGCAAGGGTGCCCTGCGCACCCCGTCGGGGCTGGTGGGGCTGGGGCTGAGCCTCGGCTCCTGGGCCGCCCTGGCCCGCATCTGGTCGCAGTCGACCGAGGCCCCCGCCGTCTTCGCCCGGGCGCTCGAGGACGGGCTGGGCGACGAGCTGGACCACGGCCGCGACCCGATGCCCGCCACCGACCCCGCCGTCGTCCGCCGGCGGCTGGTCACCGGGCCGATGATGGCCCACGCCAAGGTGTGGCGGCGGGAGCGCAACGTCTCCTACGGCGAGTTCGGCCGGCGCAACCAGCTCGACATCTGGGCCCGCGAGGACCTGCCTGCCGACGGCCGGGCGCCGGTGCTGCTCCAGGTCCACGGCGGGGCGTGGGTCATCGGGAACAAGGACCAGCAGGGCATCCCCCTCATGGCCCACATGGCCGAGCGGGGCTGGGTGTGCGTGGCCATCAACTACCGCCTGAGCCCCCGCAGCACCTGGCCCGACCACATCGTCGACGTGAAGCGGGCGCTGGCCTGGGTCAAGGAGAACATCGCCGACCACGGCGGCGACCCCGACTTCGTGGCCATCACCGGGGGGTCGGCCGGCGGCCACCTCTCCTCGCTGGCGGCCCTCAGCGCCAACGAGCCCGCCTTCCAGCCCGGGTTCGAGGAGGCCGACACCTCGGTCGTGGCCGCGGTGCCGTTCTACGGCGTGTTCGACTGGACGAACCGCGACGGCACCGGCCTCGAGGGCATGGACGACTTCCTCGGCAAGCGGGTGCTCAAGACCAGCATCGAGGAGTCGCCCGAGGTGTGGGACCAGGCCTCGCCGATGAGCTGGGTCGGCCCCGACGCCCCGCCGTTCATGGTCGTCCACGGGGCCAACGACACCCTGGTGCCGGTCGAGCAGGCCCGCTCGTTCGCGGCCATGCTGCGCGACGCCTCCAAGGAGCCGGTGGTCTACGCCGAGCTCCCCGGCGCCCAGCACGCCTTCGAGATCTTCGACTCCAACCGCACCTTCGCCGCGGTCGGCGCGGTCCACCGCTTCCTGGCCGCCATCCGGGCGCGCGAGGGCCACGACGCCGGCGGCGGCCGCGAGGTGGACGCCGACACCCAGGACGTCCCCGCCTCCTGA